A DNA window from Fodinibius sp. Rm-B-1B1-1 contains the following coding sequences:
- a CDS encoding branched-chain amino acid aminotransferase codes for MTTDTIFNITKTSSSRIDNVDLDTPGFGREFADHMLEMEYKDGQWQQPEIKPYGPIEITPSLNALHYAQSVFEGTKAYYVDGETINLFRPEKNYERMMRSCERMCIPKMDRDIFIEGIKELIQLDHQWVPQKDGNSLYIRPFACAFDPIISARVAETYRFYIITSPVGSYYDRPVKLTTSQQYVRAVRGGVGDAKTAGNYAASLYPAQKAKKQGFDQVLWLDAEEHTYVEEVGTMNIFFVIDGVLVTPDLRGTILPGVTRDSVVQLAKHWGMPVEERRISIDEVMEAGENDMLDEVFGAGTAAVIAPVEEVHHDGQSVTFDIDGRGPVGQKLYNRITAIQRGQAEDPFGWITSVKVD; via the coding sequence ATGACTACTGATACTATCTTTAATATTACTAAAACGTCGTCGAGTCGAATTGACAATGTAGACCTTGATACACCGGGTTTTGGGCGTGAGTTTGCCGACCATATGCTGGAGATGGAATATAAAGATGGGCAGTGGCAACAGCCTGAAATTAAGCCGTACGGGCCCATTGAAATTACCCCATCACTTAATGCTCTTCATTATGCACAATCAGTTTTTGAGGGCACCAAAGCATATTATGTGGATGGGGAAACTATAAACCTTTTTCGGCCCGAAAAAAATTACGAGCGTATGATGCGGTCCTGTGAGCGGATGTGTATCCCCAAGATGGACCGGGATATTTTTATAGAGGGAATTAAAGAGCTTATTCAGCTTGATCATCAGTGGGTGCCCCAGAAAGATGGCAATTCATTATACATACGCCCTTTTGCCTGTGCTTTTGATCCGATAATTTCAGCGCGGGTTGCCGAAACTTATCGCTTTTATATTATTACTTCACCAGTAGGATCGTATTATGATCGTCCGGTAAAGCTGACTACTTCTCAGCAATATGTGCGAGCTGTAAGAGGTGGGGTTGGGGATGCCAAGACAGCAGGTAATTATGCAGCCAGTTTATATCCTGCGCAGAAAGCTAAAAAGCAGGGATTCGATCAGGTTCTTTGGTTGGATGCTGAGGAGCATACCTATGTTGAGGAGGTTGGTACAATGAATATCTTTTTTGTAATTGACGGCGTGTTAGTAACACCTGATTTACGCGGTACAATCTTGCCGGGGGTTACACGAGATTCTGTCGTTCAGCTGGCCAAACATTGGGGAATGCCGGTTGAAGAGCGTCGAATCAGTATTGATGAAGTGATGGAAGCCGGTGAAAATGATATGTTAGATGAAGTATTTGGCGCCGGAACAGCTGCAGTTATTGCGCCAGTTGAAGAGGTTCACCATGATGGCCAGTCTGTTACTTTTGATATCGATGGACGAGGTCCCGTGGGGCAAAAGTTATATAATAGAATTACTGCTATTCAGCGTGGTCAGGCAGAAGATCCGTTTGGTTGGATTACGTCAGTTAAAGTTGACTAA